One part of the Bacillus sp. FJAT-27916 genome encodes these proteins:
- the ytvI gene encoding sporulation integral membrane protein YtvI, with product MNLEYLYRALRFVFVIVGTAASVYLLLLTAKYTYPFIIGICLAFLMNPFITFLTGKLRFPRALAVLASMLILIALIAGLITFLVTETVAGAAYLSDVLPKHLNTMIILIQDYFQAKILPLYEKIISLFNNLEAGQQDTVLSNIENIGSSIGTTLTNLIQTTLGFVPKLIGWLPGAGTGAIFTLLATFFIAKEWNKLLAKTQQFLPDKTLQNIRKVIIELERALFGFIRAQLTLISMTTLIVLIGLLILRIEFAITIALITGFVDLLPYLGTGLVFVPWIIYALMTGNLSLALGLAILYTVVIVQRQLMEPKILSSSIGLDPLATLVAIFVGFKILGFLGLILGPIVLVIIRTLYKLHILHDVWDFIMGRKPTDFPE from the coding sequence GTGAATCTTGAATATTTATATCGTGCCCTGCGCTTTGTGTTCGTCATTGTCGGCACCGCCGCATCTGTTTATTTATTGCTTTTGACGGCGAAATATACATACCCTTTTATCATAGGGATATGCCTTGCCTTCTTGATGAATCCCTTCATCACCTTTCTAACAGGAAAGCTTCGTTTTCCACGTGCTTTGGCTGTCTTGGCCAGTATGCTCATCCTAATTGCCTTAATTGCAGGATTAATTACCTTTTTAGTCACAGAAACCGTGGCCGGCGCAGCCTATTTGTCTGATGTATTGCCAAAGCATCTCAACACCATGATTATCCTCATCCAAGATTATTTTCAAGCCAAGATTCTTCCCTTATATGAGAAGATCATTTCTTTGTTTAATAATCTCGAAGCTGGTCAACAGGATACAGTTCTATCAAATATCGAAAATATTGGGAGCAGCATTGGAACAACTCTGACAAATCTCATACAAACCACTCTTGGCTTTGTTCCTAAGTTGATTGGCTGGCTTCCAGGTGCTGGAACGGGCGCCATTTTCACCTTGCTTGCAACATTCTTCATCGCAAAGGAATGGAACAAGCTTCTTGCTAAGACACAGCAGTTTCTCCCTGATAAGACCCTCCAAAACATCCGGAAGGTCATCATTGAACTTGAACGGGCATTATTTGGCTTTATTCGTGCACAATTGACCCTGATCTCGATGACAACACTCATTGTATTGATTGGATTGCTTATTCTGAGAATCGAATTTGCCATCACAATCGCCTTGATTACGGGGTTTGTTGACTTGCTTCCTTATCTCGGAACAGGTCTCGTGTTTGTCCCATGGATTATTTATGCCTTAATGACTGGCAATTTAAGCCTGGCCCTTGGACTCGCTATTCTTTATACAGTTGTCATTGTTCAGCGTCAGCTTATGGAACCGAAGATTCTCTCTTCCAGCATAGGGCTTGACCCGCTTGCGACCTTAGTTGCCATTTTCGTCGGTTTCAAGATACTCGGGTTTCTCGGGCTCATTCTTGGCCCAATCGTCCTCGTCATCATCCGCACGCTTTATAAGCTGCACATTCTCCATGATGTTTGGGATTTTATCATGGGCAGGAAACCAACCGATTTCCCTGAATAA